The genomic window CCATCGAGCGTCACCAACTCGCCCTGTTCGCTGTAATAGGCAGACAGCGGCGCGGTCTTCTCGCGATATTCCGTCAGGCGCTTGCGGAAAGCTTCCGGGTTGTCATCCGAGCGAACCGTGCCGCCAGCGGCAATGGTTTCGGCCACGCGGTTTTCGATTCGGCGAATCAACGCCTCTTCATCCACCTTCAGTTCGATGACGGCATCAAGGACCAGATTCTTCTTGCGCATGTTGTCAGCAAGCGCCTTGGCCTGCGGAACGGTGCGCGGATAGCCGTCGAGAATAAAGCCCTTCGCACAGTCCGGTGCTTCGATGCGTTCGGAAACGATCTGATTGACGATATCGTCGGAAACAAGACCGCCGGCGTCCATGACGGCCTTGGCGCGCTTGCCGATTTCGGTGCCCGCGCTGACCGCAGCGCGAAGCATGTCACCGGTGGAAAGCTGCGGGATCCCGTACTTGTCAGTCAGCCGTTTGGCCTGGGTTCCCTTGCCCGCACCCGGCGGACCCAAAAATATCAGTCTCATCGTCCCCTCTTTCCTCCACGCAACTTCGACTTCTTGATCAGACCTTCATACTGCTGGGCGATCAGGTGACCCTGAATCTGCGCAACCGTATCCAGAGTTACACTGACAACGATCAAAAGCGAAGTACCACCAAGGGCTAATGGAATGCCCGTACGTGCGATAAGTGTCTCAGGAAGGATACACACGAAGACCAGATAAATCGCGCCGACCACAGTGATGCGGGTCAGGACGTAATCGATGTATTCCGCGGTACGCTCACCCGGACGAATGCCTGGAATGAAGCCACCATGCTTCTTGAGATTGTCAGCCGTATCCTTCGGATTGAACACGATTGCCGTGTAGAAGAATGCGAAGAACGCGATCAACAGACCATAGAGCGCCATGAACAACGGCTGGCCATGCTGCAGCGACGCGATGATCGAGGTCGCCCAGGTCGGCAGGTTGGTGTTACCGGCAAAACCTGCAGCCGTTGCCGGCAGGAGCAGCAGCGACGATGCGAAGATCGCGGGGATGACGCCGGCCGTGTTCAGTTTCAGCGGCAGATGCGAGGTATCGCCCTGGAACATCCGATTGCCGACCTGTCGCTTCGGATATTGTATGAGGAGACGACGCTGGGCGCGCTCCACGAAGACGATGAGGGCAATGACGCCGATGGCCACGATGACAACCATCAGGATGAGCGGGGTCGACAGCGCGCCGGTGCGGCCGAGTTCCAGCGTGCCGGCAAGAGCCTTGGGCAGGCCTGCGGCGATGCCAGCGAAGATGATCAGCGAAATACCGTTGCCAATACCGCGCGATGTGATCTGCTCGCCGAGCCACATCAGGAACATCGTGCCGCCAAGCAGCGTGATGACGGTGGAAATGCGGAAGAACAGGCCCGGATCGACCACGAGACCGTTGCCGCTTTCAAGGCCGACCGCAATGCCATAGGCCTGCAGCGTGCCGAGCAGCACCGTGCCGTAGCGCGTATACTGGTTGATGATCTTGCGGCCGGCTTCGCCTTCCTTCTTCAACGCTTCGAGCGAGGGCACGACCGAGGTCATGAGCTGCACGATGATCGAAGCGGAGATGTAAGGCATGATGCCGAGGGCGAAGATCGCCATGCGCTCGACAGCGCCGCCCGCAAACATGTTGAAAAGACCGAGAATACCGTTGGCCTGGCCACGGAAGGCCTGCGCATAGGCTTCGGGGTTCAGACCCGGAAGCGGAATATGGGTGCCGAGACGGTAGACGAGAAGTGCGGCAAGAGTAAACCAGAGACGCTTTTTCAGATCCTCCGCCTTAGCGAAGGTCGAAAAATTCAGGTTCGAAGCCAGTTGTTCCGCTGCTGAAGCCATAAATTTCTCCGAACGACCCTTGCCAGCCAATACTGGCCGATGCGGAAAGGTCTAAATACTGGTTCAAAAACCGGGCTTCGGACGAACACGGCCTTGCGCCGCCATCATGCCTCACCCTGTTTTTTTATGTCCTATCCCCTCCCCTACGGAAGTTCAAGAACTGTGAGGCTCTCCCTGCAGCACTTTCTGCCGCAAGCGGGGCGCATAAAAGCTGCACCGCGAAGAGTTTGCCATGGTGTCTCTATAAATCGATTTAGATCGAGAGCAGCATAGGCCAGGGAGCGCAGACGCCCGGAGCGACGAAGCCCCGGGCGTCTGAAGTCTATATATTACTCGGAGGCTTCAGCTGCAACCACGAGAAGCTTGATCGAGCCGCCGGCCTTCTCAATCTTTTCGAGTGCGGGCTTGGAAGCGCCGGCAACTTCGAAGGCAACCTTGGCCTTCAGCTCGCCGTCGGCCAAAATGCGCACGCCGTCCTTGACGCGGCGGATGACGCCGGCAGCCTTGAGGGCAGCAGCATCGATCGTTGCGGAAGCGTCAAGCTTCTTGGCGTCGATGGCGGTCTGAATGCGGCCGAGCGACACAACAGCATATTCGGAACCGAAAATGTTGTTAAAGCCGCGCTTCGGCAGACGACGGTAGATTGGCATCTGACCGCCTTCGAAGCCGTTGATGGCGACGCCCGAACGAGCCTTCTGACCCTTCACACCGCGACCACCGGTCTTGCCCTTGCCAGAACCGATACCGCGACCTACGCGGATACGGTCCTTGGAAGAGCCTTCGTTGTCTCTGATTTCATTGAGTTTCATGATAGGTTACTCCGTCTCACTTCTCGTCAACGACGCGAACGAGATGCTGGACCGCACGGATCATGCCGCGAACCGCCGGAGTATCTTCCAGGGTGCGCTGACGATGCATCTTGTTGAGACCCAGACCGACCAGCGTCTGACGCTGGATTGCCGGGCGGCGAATAGGGCTGCCGATCTGTTCGACCGTGACAGTCTTCTTGGCTTCAGTAGTCTTCTTGGCCATGATCCAGCTCCTTATTCTTCAGAAGCGTTGCCGGAAGCGGCACGGCGAGCCTGAAGGGTCGCATACTTCAGACCACGCTGTGCAGCGATGTCCTTCGGATGAACCTGATGCTTCAGAGCGTCAAACGTAGCGCGAACCATGTTGTACGGGTTCGACGAACCGGTCGACTTCGCAACAACGTCATGAACGCCGAGCGTTTCGAAAACGGCGCGCATCGGACCACCGGCGATGATACCGGTACCGGCCTTGGCCGAACGCAGCAGAACCTTGCCTGCGCCGTGACGGCCATTGACGTCGTGATGCAGAGTGCGGCCATCGCGCAGCGGAACGAAGATCAGATCGCGCTTTGCGCTTTCAGTTGCCTTGCGGATCGCTTCCG from Agrobacterium tumefaciens includes these protein-coding regions:
- a CDS encoding adenylate kinase yields the protein MRLIFLGPPGAGKGTQAKRLTDKYGIPQLSTGDMLRAAVSAGTEIGKRAKAVMDAGGLVSDDIVNQIVSERIEAPDCAKGFILDGYPRTVPQAKALADNMRKKNLVLDAVIELKVDEEALIRRIENRVAETIAAGGTVRSDDNPEAFRKRLTEYREKTAPLSAYYSEQGELVTLDGMADVDAVTEAIERVLEKASA
- the secY gene encoding preprotein translocase subunit SecY → MASAAEQLASNLNFSTFAKAEDLKKRLWFTLAALLVYRLGTHIPLPGLNPEAYAQAFRGQANGILGLFNMFAGGAVERMAIFALGIMPYISASIIVQLMTSVVPSLEALKKEGEAGRKIINQYTRYGTVLLGTLQAYGIAVGLESGNGLVVDPGLFFRISTVITLLGGTMFLMWLGEQITSRGIGNGISLIIFAGIAAGLPKALAGTLELGRTGALSTPLILMVVIVAIGVIALIVFVERAQRRLLIQYPKRQVGNRMFQGDTSHLPLKLNTAGVIPAIFASSLLLLPATAAGFAGNTNLPTWATSIIASLQHGQPLFMALYGLLIAFFAFFYTAIVFNPKDTADNLKKHGGFIPGIRPGERTAEYIDYVLTRITVVGAIYLVFVCILPETLIARTGIPLALGGTSLLIVVSVTLDTVAQIQGHLIAQQYEGLIKKSKLRGGKRGR
- the rpsE gene encoding 30S ribosomal protein S5, producing the protein MAQEKRGSRDDRQNREERDSEFVDKLVAINRVAKVVKGGRRFGFAALVVVGDQKGRVGFGHGKAREVPEAIRKATESAKRDLIFVPLRDGRTLHHDVNGRHGAGKVLLRSAKAGTGIIAGGPMRAVFETLGVHDVVAKSTGSSNPYNMVRATFDALKHQVHPKDIAAQRGLKYATLQARRAASGNASEE
- the rpmD gene encoding 50S ribosomal protein L30 — protein: MAKKTTEAKKTVTVEQIGSPIRRPAIQRQTLVGLGLNKMHRQRTLEDTPAVRGMIRAVQHLVRVVDEK
- the rplO gene encoding 50S ribosomal protein L15; translated protein: MKLNEIRDNEGSSKDRIRVGRGIGSGKGKTGGRGVKGQKARSGVAINGFEGGQMPIYRRLPKRGFNNIFGSEYAVVSLGRIQTAIDAKKLDASATIDAAALKAAGVIRRVKDGVRILADGELKAKVAFEVAGASKPALEKIEKAGGSIKLLVVAAEASE